The following are encoded in a window of Bradyrhizobium guangdongense genomic DNA:
- a CDS encoding diguanylate cyclase, whose translation MVVGTFLVLMIACVIGLVAWKASYAREAALRQSADSQKNLTRSLAQHAASTFKAPDVALAGMADLLKYQNPQKVRFDAYLREMTQAMPQLRFIAVFDSAGSWRYSSVEERPEYSNADRPYFAYHRDNSDTKLLVSGPVTSRLTGLPTIILSRRISTPSGQFAGVIVAAIDCQFFTSFFGSFNLGTQGGISILKSDGTLLARWPAVESIRTIGDTSLFQQRIGESASGFYRITSPFDGLIKYVAYEQTPNYPLVVTVAQSEGDVLEGWRTDLASDALIAGLLLALVIGVACLLNAQFRFGARVERTLQEREARFRLLADNIADIVIVMDKKGYIRYVSPSVVTVLDTSEDAFLGKLCLDVVHEDDRDRVINASRQLKEAAASPSVRFRMRRASGSIAWLEAHFRIAERFSSADAEIVGVLRDVTKQKEMEDELSKANLKLAQLAMTDGLTKLANRRSFDAFLRDAYAAHDVLSVLLIDIDHFKEFNDGLGHPAGDACLQQVAEVIGRATANTGGFSARYGGEEFAVILPGVPEEKAARVADAIRLLVQRLKIRHPRSPASRVAVSVGVAQKNHATSDEFTLIRDADIALYHAKKRGRNCTVVSSTTTNRVADAPDLAPSLGSLHRMRE comes from the coding sequence ATGGTCGTCGGGACCTTCCTGGTGCTTATGATTGCCTGCGTGATCGGACTGGTGGCATGGAAAGCCTCATATGCCCGGGAAGCGGCCCTTAGGCAGTCAGCAGATAGCCAAAAGAACCTAACACGCTCGCTTGCCCAGCATGCAGCCAGCACATTCAAAGCACCAGACGTGGCGCTTGCTGGTATGGCCGACTTACTAAAGTACCAAAACCCTCAAAAAGTGCGTTTCGACGCCTACTTGCGGGAGATGACGCAGGCCATGCCACAACTCCGCTTTATCGCCGTATTCGACAGCGCTGGGAGCTGGCGCTATTCGTCAGTTGAGGAGCGACCCGAGTACAGTAACGCTGACCGTCCGTACTTCGCCTACCACCGCGACAACTCCGACACGAAGTTGCTCGTCAGTGGCCCTGTTACCTCCAGGCTCACAGGACTCCCAACCATAATTCTGTCTAGGCGCATTAGCACTCCCTCGGGGCAGTTTGCCGGGGTGATCGTGGCGGCCATCGACTGCCAGTTCTTCACTTCATTCTTCGGCTCATTCAACTTGGGTACCCAAGGCGGAATCAGCATCTTGAAGAGCGATGGCACTCTGTTGGCGCGCTGGCCGGCGGTTGAGAGTATCCGGACAATTGGCGATACGTCCCTCTTCCAACAACGAATAGGCGAAAGCGCCTCCGGATTCTACAGGATCACTTCGCCCTTCGATGGCCTGATCAAGTACGTTGCTTATGAGCAGACCCCAAACTACCCATTGGTCGTCACCGTGGCCCAGTCCGAGGGTGACGTTTTGGAGGGCTGGCGCACTGATCTCGCCTCTGACGCCCTGATTGCTGGGTTGCTCCTGGCGCTGGTCATTGGAGTTGCATGCCTGCTGAACGCCCAATTCCGTTTCGGCGCGCGTGTCGAACGCACCTTGCAAGAACGAGAGGCTCGTTTCCGGCTGCTCGCTGACAATATTGCCGACATCGTGATCGTTATGGATAAAAAGGGATATATCCGCTACGTGTCGCCTTCGGTGGTTACCGTGCTGGATACCTCTGAAGACGCCTTTCTGGGCAAATTGTGCCTCGATGTCGTCCACGAAGATGATCGCGACAGAGTGATTAACGCGAGTAGGCAGTTGAAGGAAGCTGCAGCTTCTCCTTCCGTGCGCTTCCGAATGCGGCGCGCGTCAGGTTCTATCGCGTGGTTGGAGGCTCACTTCAGGATAGCAGAGCGTTTCTCTTCAGCCGATGCGGAGATTGTGGGCGTCCTCAGAGATGTCACGAAGCAGAAGGAGATGGAAGACGAATTGTCCAAGGCCAACTTGAAGTTGGCCCAGCTCGCAATGACGGACGGGCTAACCAAACTGGCAAACCGGCGTAGCTTCGATGCATTCTTGCGAGATGCCTACGCCGCGCATGATGTACTCTCGGTTCTTCTTATCGACATCGACCACTTCAAAGAATTTAACGACGGTTTGGGCCATCCAGCAGGTGATGCATGCCTGCAACAGGTTGCTGAAGTGATTGGCCGCGCAACGGCAAATACGGGAGGCTTCTCGGCGCGCTATGGTGGAGAGGAGTTCGCCGTCATCCTTCCCGGGGTCCCTGAGGAGAAAGCAGCGAGGGTCGCGGACGCCATTCGGCTGTTGGTTCAGCGTCTGAAGATCCGTCACCCTCGATCACCAGCTTCTCGCGTGGCTGTTAGTGTCGGCGTGGCACAAAAGAACCATGCCACATCCGATGAATTCACTTTGATCCGCGACGCTGACATCGCTCTTTACCATGCCAAGAAGCGAGGCAGGAACTGTACGGTGGTCAGTTCGACAACCACCAATCGCGTTGCCGACGCGCCGGACCTTGCACCGTCTCTGGGCAGTCTGCACAGGATGAGAGAGTGA